ACTTCATCGAATTATTGAGATGTCCGCCTGTACATGTCTTCACTGTTTTCAAGGACATATATTTTTATCATCGATTTTGGACGTTGTATGTTAACAATCTTAAAGATACATTGTTGAAGTATTTTTTGACTACCAATCTACTGATATTCTTTTCATGTGGCTAATTTTTATACCGTACTTAACTTTTTTGCGGTCGAAAATGAACAACATAACTACATGCATACTATAACTCCATAACTGCTTGTTTTCATTAATGGATGATTACACAACTGTAACTTACCTTTCACATATTTTGTATGTATCATAAGTATGAGGTGTACATGCCTACAAGGTTTGCAACACTTCTGCTGATCTTGCAATATGCCAAATATAATTTGATACTATAGCTAGTgaaattttatactccctccgtaacttaatataagacgttttttttaCACTGccatagtgtcaaaaaatgtcttacatttagTTACAGAGGTGGTACTTCATTGGAAGCTACTGGGGAATTTACTGGAAAACTATTTCACTTGAAAAGTCCCCTTGGGATGTTCTACAGTTTAATTGAGCGTGTATAGAACTGCTTTGACATGGCTATTGCTTGGACTGTTTTTTCCCTATTCAAATATTTGTGCATTATACATTAATGATCGGTAGTATTTTTGTAGGTGTCAAAGAAGTTCTCAGTGCCCTATGTGCTGGCAGCCTGTCAGTATGAAGGATCCTACCAGGCAAGTGCTGGAAATATATATTGATATTCATTGGATATTCAAATGCCAAACATGTTGTTcaacacgtactccctccgtcccatattagggctcctttgattcaaaggaattctataggatttctggaggattgaaatccttaagaatttttcctatgttggtcctttgattcataggattggatcccataggaatttttcctatggaatcttttgtactacatttcataggaaatctaacatccactccaatctctttttacaattcctttgcTTTTCCTGTGCCATCAAACACTCCATGCTAATTCTGTAGGATTCATGTGTGCATGCCACTCTAACCctatacttttcctattcctacgatttgaaaatcctgcgaatcaaagagggccTAATTgatgctcaaacggatgtatctagtactgaaatagtgctagatacatccatttgagcgtcaattaatatgggacggagggagtagaatttttCTAACTATGGCTGTACTAATATCTCAGTCAAGAGCTTCTGGAGGCAGTAGAGCGGGAGAGGAATATAAGAACCAATCAAACTCGAAATACGACTATATTTCATCATTCTGCTCTTGGTGATTTCGAAGTGCGGCATGTATGTATTCTGGAACTAATTGTTGTGACATATTTCTTCTGCTTTGACCAGTGAAGTGCTTTTTCTTATGTTATCCTAATTCAAATGGTGATCGTGTGCAGTTACCTGTTGTTGCTAATGATGCTGAAATTGAAGAGCGTATACTGCAACACCTAGCTGCTGCTGCAGCAATGGGAAGGTCACACCAACATGGTAGAAGAGAGGGGCAGAGGAACCGATCTGGCTCTCATGGCAGCCCACAGTTCTTGGTTTTCTCTGCACATCCAAATACTCCTGCTGGCTCTGTTTCATCATCTTCTGCTCAGGGTGAAGGTGCTGACGACTTGAGGATTCTTGTTCCCAGAGTTGGTGACTTACCACCACATGCTAATCCCATTGAAGAAGCAGGCAACCAAAGTCCGGGGGTCCTTACCTACGATGCTGAACAAGATGCTGTTGTTTCATCTGGAAATAGTACCCCCGTATCCAGTCCTAGGTTTTTCAACAGGTAAACTGAGCTATACAGCCTATGCTAATATTTTTGGTGATCAAATTATGTGATGATTCTGCTGTTATCAGGAGACATTCCTCTGGACAATCAACTCCAGTAGGTAATGACAGGGCTGGGCCATCAGATGTTCAGTCTTTCTCAGATTCT
The Triticum aestivum cultivar Chinese Spring unplaced genomic scaffold, IWGSC CS RefSeq v2.1 scaffold266224, whole genome shotgun sequence DNA segment above includes these coding regions:
- the LOC123172620 gene encoding E3 ubiquitin-protein ligase RHF2A, with the translated sequence MASGTDEKAKMESLTSPAAFVEGGVQDACDDACSICLEAFCESDPSTLTGCKHEFHLQCILEWCQRSSQCPMCWQPVSMKDPTSQELLEAVERERNIRTNQTRNTTIFHHSALGDFEVRHLPVVANDAEIEERILQHLAAAAAMGRSHQHGRREGQRNRSGSHGSPQFLVFSAHPNTPAGSVSSSSAQGEGADDLRILVPRVGDLPPHANPIEEAGNQSPGVLTYDAEQDAVVSSGNSTPVSSPRFFNRRHSSGQSTPVGNDRAGPSDVQSFSDSLKLRLNAVSSKYKESITKSTRGWKERLFSRNSSVSDLGSEVRREVNNGIASVSRMMERLETRGSGRPSYSPTTSTSEVCLTTEPSNERVTESNSNTTTSTSNTSTPCVTMSGSN